The following are encoded together in the Sphingobium sp. CAP-1 genome:
- a CDS encoding DUF3768 domain-containing protein, which produces MTVPVTERITQLNDRCRHGLDPNARIMVTRNCLARLSGDGEGIAEVLAQAALLAAVRRYAFQPGDGPERDFGAFDLQGQRVLFKIDLYDPGLVKIALNGSFC; this is translated from the coding sequence ATGACAGTCCCCGTCACCGAACGCATCACCCAGCTCAACGATCGCTGCCGGCACGGCCTCGACCCCAACGCGCGGATCATGGTCACGCGCAACTGTCTCGCCCGGCTTTCAGGCGACGGCGAGGGGATCGCTGAGGTACTCGCCCAGGCCGCGTTGCTTGCGGCCGTGCGCCGTTACGCGTTCCAGCCGGGTGATGGCCCCGAACGCGACTTCGGCGCCTTCGACCTGCAGGGGCAGCGAGTCCTCTTCAAGATCGATTTGTATGATCCGGGCCTTGTCAAGATCGCATTGAACGGTTCCTTCTGTTGA
- a CDS encoding IS110 family transposase, whose protein sequence is MENSSSDYCPKTSVIVSVELSKRNWLVASLSPGAAKPSLRTIPAGNSAELISHLRNLECKAADRIGEPAAIRLCFEIGYDGFWLARLLRSNDIDTYVLDPASFLVSRRGRRAKTDRIDAEAMIGILKAYLAGDKSVCRVVDVPSPEEEDARRVMRERGDLVHERTRIISRIRGLLALQGIRTVKAIKGGDWSKQLDDTRTGDGRPLPPNLRRQIERCFERLALLNDQIKDIERNRAEVVLHEESTFPCREKAVRLEQLKGIGPNSAAMLVAEVFCRKFESRRHVAAFLGLAPAPFASGDVSRDQGISKAGNRSTRVQMVELAWCWLKYQPSSELTVWYRNRFKGNGARAAKVGIVALARKLLIALWRFVETGLVPQGAELRAA, encoded by the coding sequence ATGGAGAACTCGTCGTCAGATTACTGCCCCAAGACTTCTGTCATTGTCAGCGTTGAGCTCAGCAAGCGCAACTGGCTTGTTGCTTCGCTCTCGCCAGGAGCGGCGAAGCCTTCGCTACGGACAATTCCTGCCGGGAACAGCGCGGAACTGATCAGTCACCTTCGCAATCTTGAGTGCAAGGCCGCTGATCGTATCGGTGAACCTGCCGCCATTCGCCTGTGCTTCGAGATTGGATATGATGGCTTCTGGCTCGCAAGGCTACTGCGGTCGAACGACATCGATACATATGTGCTGGATCCCGCCAGCTTCCTCGTGTCGCGGCGAGGCAGGCGCGCAAAAACCGACCGCATCGACGCCGAAGCCATGATCGGGATCCTCAAAGCCTATCTCGCTGGCGACAAAAGCGTGTGCCGGGTCGTGGACGTGCCCTCCCCCGAAGAAGAGGACGCACGCAGAGTAATGCGGGAGCGCGGCGATCTCGTGCACGAGCGCACCCGAATTATCTCTCGGATCAGGGGGCTACTTGCATTACAGGGCATACGAACTGTCAAGGCCATCAAGGGTGGTGACTGGTCAAAACAGCTCGACGACACGCGCACCGGCGATGGGCGGCCTTTGCCACCAAACCTTCGTCGACAAATTGAGCGCTGTTTCGAACGGCTCGCGTTGCTCAACGATCAGATCAAGGACATCGAGCGGAACCGCGCTGAAGTTGTGCTCCATGAGGAGTCTACCTTCCCATGCCGAGAGAAAGCGGTTCGCCTTGAGCAGCTGAAGGGCATTGGTCCGAACAGCGCGGCAATGTTGGTTGCAGAGGTTTTTTGCCGAAAGTTCGAAAGCCGACGACACGTCGCGGCCTTCCTTGGGTTAGCTCCGGCGCCCTTCGCCAGCGGCGACGTGTCGCGTGATCAGGGCATCAGCAAAGCCGGTAACCGAAGCACACGTGTGCAGATGGTGGAACTTGCCTGGTGTTGGTTGAAATATCAGCCAAGTAGCGAACTGACCGTTTGGTATCGCAACCGGTTCAAAGGCAACGGCGCTCGCGCGGCAAAGGTGGGGATCGTTGCGCTCGCCCGAAAATTGTTAATCGCGCTTTGGCGCTTTGTGGAGACCGGTCTGGTCCCTCAAGGTGCCGAGCTCCGCGCCGCCTGA